Proteins found in one Acidobacteriota bacterium genomic segment:
- a CDS encoding twin-arginine translocation signal domain-containing protein, producing the protein MVKKSSPSGTDRRDFLKQLAAAGLVLCVLPGEALPRPENAPAAPAPAPAAGAIRYQYRTVSVKHLPELEAWFTKLKQEKRISDHPIFRKWIDGFVFKAPEKMPGARSLVVTSLPQKIGSVTLNREGKRYTVIVAPGYVDDGITFPVFQETLCRDVLKKPGSPLIFARLPLKTLAVRCGLAEYGRNNVTYVKGYGSFHQLLAFYTEVELPDQWRPLKQMAVCKRCGLCSDTCPTKAIRKPEFVIDAGKCISLYNEIPDPMPDWIDPKAHNALAGCMKCQYQCLGNRGLTGDVDNVGELTEAETGLLLEERRDAAMEAVIIEKLKRLPIVKNIPYVSRNLKLAFANCTPM; encoded by the coding sequence GTGGTCAAGAAAAGCAGCCCGTCGGGCACCGACCGCCGGGACTTCCTCAAGCAGCTCGCCGCCGCGGGCCTGGTCTTGTGCGTCCTGCCGGGAGAGGCCCTCCCGCGGCCGGAGAATGCGCCCGCCGCGCCCGCCCCCGCGCCCGCCGCCGGGGCCATCCGGTACCAGTACCGGACCGTCTCGGTGAAGCACCTCCCCGAGCTGGAGGCCTGGTTCACCAAGCTCAAGCAGGAAAAGCGGATCAGCGACCACCCCATCTTCCGGAAGTGGATCGACGGCTTCGTCTTCAAGGCCCCCGAGAAGATGCCCGGCGCCCGGTCGCTGGTGGTGACCTCCCTGCCGCAGAAGATCGGGTCCGTCACCCTCAACCGGGAGGGGAAGCGCTACACGGTGATCGTCGCCCCCGGTTACGTCGATGACGGCATCACCTTCCCGGTGTTCCAGGAGACGCTGTGCCGTGACGTTTTGAAAAAGCCCGGCTCGCCGCTGATCTTCGCGCGGCTTCCCCTGAAAACCCTCGCGGTCCGCTGCGGCCTGGCGGAGTACGGCCGGAACAACGTGACCTACGTCAAGGGGTACGGCAGCTTCCACCAGCTGCTCGCCTTTTACACCGAGGTGGAGTTGCCGGACCAGTGGCGGCCGCTCAAGCAGATGGCCGTCTGCAAACGGTGCGGTCTCTGCTCCGACACCTGCCCGACGAAGGCGATCCGCAAGCCGGAGTTCGTCATCGACGCCGGTAAGTGCATCTCGCTCTACAACGAGATCCCCGATCCCATGCCCGACTGGATCGACCCCAAGGCGCACAACGCCCTGGCGGGGTGCATGAAGTGCCAGTACCAGTGCCTCGGGAACCGCGGGCTGACCGGCGACGTGGACAACGTCGGGGAACTGACCGAAGCCGAAACCGGCCTGCTGCTGGAAGAGCGGCGGGACGCGGCGATGGAGGCGGTCATCATCGAGAAGCTGAAGCGGCTGCCCATCGTGAAGAACATCCCCTACGTCTCGCGGAACCTGAAGCTGGCCTTCGCCAACTGCACGCCGATGTGA